In Candidatus Cohnella colombiensis, one DNA window encodes the following:
- a CDS encoding response regulator transcription factor has product MMGNRILVVDDEERIRRLLRMYLEKEGFVIDEAEDGETALRKALQEDFDLIVLDIMLPGIDGNEVCARLRGQKTTPVLMLTAKGEEINRVQGFEVGADDYVVKPFSPREVIFRIKAILRRSSATAFLSKDTNTSNNIVFPCLIIEHDAHRVTASGQEVNLTPKEYELLHYLASSPDKVFSREELLKDVWNYDFFGDLRTVDTHVKRLREKLNRVSTDAASMITTVWGVGYKLEAAK; this is encoded by the coding sequence ATGATGGGTAATCGAATTTTAGTCGTAGATGATGAAGAAAGAATTCGTCGATTGCTTCGGATGTATTTAGAGAAGGAAGGCTTCGTCATTGATGAAGCAGAGGACGGAGAAACCGCATTGCGCAAAGCGTTGCAAGAGGACTTCGATCTTATTGTACTCGATATTATGTTGCCAGGTATCGATGGGAACGAAGTATGCGCGCGTCTTCGCGGGCAAAAAACAACTCCTGTATTGATGCTTACTGCCAAAGGTGAAGAGATCAACCGCGTACAAGGCTTTGAAGTAGGCGCTGATGATTATGTTGTGAAGCCATTTAGTCCAAGAGAGGTCATCTTCCGGATTAAAGCGATTTTACGTCGTTCTTCGGCCACTGCTTTTTTGTCGAAGGATACGAATACAAGCAACAACATCGTGTTCCCATGCTTAATTATTGAACATGATGCACACCGTGTAACTGCGAGTGGACAAGAAGTCAATCTCACCCCTAAAGAATACGAGCTCTTGCACTACTTGGCTAGCTCACCAGATAAAGTATTTTCACGCGAGGAGCTGCTGAAGGACGTATGGAACTACGACTTCTTCGGTGATTTGCGTACGGTTGATACGCATGTCAAGCGACTTCGTGAAAAGTTGAATCGTGTGTCTACGGATGCAGCCTCGATGATTACGACGGTATGGGGTGTAGGCTACAAGCTGGAGGCAGCGAAGTAA
- the prsW gene encoding glutamic-type intramembrane protease PrsW — protein sequence MPIVSVLAASIAPGIALLAYFYLKDRYDTEPLPMVLKMFLIGVLIVLPIIIVQRGMIVLFGDSPFVSAFISSAMVEEFFKWFVLYHLIYNHTEFDEPYDGIVYAVAVSLGFATLENVLYAFMQPATFGTLMARALLPVSGHALFGVYMGYAFGRAKFTKDNNVKSLLLLAFIFPVVWHGFFDYIMLTVSTTWIWLIVPFMFMLWFVGMRFVKRANAVSPFRL from the coding sequence ATGCCGATCGTATCTGTACTGGCGGCTTCCATTGCTCCAGGAATCGCTTTGCTTGCCTATTTTTATTTGAAGGACCGTTATGATACAGAGCCACTCCCCATGGTGCTGAAGATGTTTCTGATCGGTGTGTTAATCGTACTCCCGATTATTATCGTACAGCGCGGGATGATTGTTTTATTTGGTGATTCGCCATTTGTGTCTGCGTTTATAAGCTCAGCGATGGTTGAAGAGTTTTTCAAGTGGTTCGTACTTTATCATTTAATTTATAATCACACCGAGTTCGATGAGCCCTATGATGGCATCGTGTATGCTGTTGCGGTATCACTTGGTTTTGCAACCTTAGAAAATGTATTGTATGCATTTATGCAACCTGCGACATTTGGCACATTGATGGCTCGCGCACTGTTACCTGTATCAGGACATGCTTTATTTGGTGTATATATGGGCTATGCATTTGGACGAGCTAAGTTTACTAAAGATAATAATGTGAAAAGTTTATTGCTACTTGCTTTTATTTTCCCTGTCGTATGGCATGGCTTCTTTGATTACATCATGTTAACCGTATCCACGACATGGATCTGGTTGATCGTTCCATTCATGTTCATGCTCTGGTTTGTTGGGATGCGATTTGTGAAGCGTGCGAATGCAGTCTCACCTTTTCGATTATAG
- a CDS encoding polysaccharide deacetylase family protein yields the protein MNRLLLVTATALFMLILVACGQNNTTTPSASAPASEIAVPEPTASASEAASPEASPVVTEEASLSTPEEITVEVEYEMNKVYRIVPIDKEKTNSKVVLLTFDDGPKDSETLDPILDALDKHNAKAIFFVNGYRVKAKPELLKQIDERGQVIGNHSWDHIQLNKEAPEKIKQQIADVQTIVQEVTGKTPVFFRPPHGASNDDVRAIAKENKLLQMNWSNGSLDWELSVKLADRPQAVIDNVMEQLHSGSNILMHELPWTAEIIDTLLTMLEDKGYSFVDPNAILIPSFND from the coding sequence ATGAATCGCCTATTGCTCGTAACAGCTACTGCTCTCTTCATGCTCATTCTCGTTGCCTGCGGTCAAAACAATACGACAACTCCTTCAGCTTCTGCGCCAGCATCAGAAATTGCAGTACCTGAACCAACTGCATCTGCAAGTGAGGCAGCATCACCTGAGGCAAGCCCAGTCGTTACAGAGGAAGCCTCTCTGAGTACACCTGAGGAAATCACTGTTGAAGTCGAATATGAAATGAACAAAGTTTACCGCATTGTCCCTATTGATAAAGAAAAGACGAACAGCAAAGTAGTGCTACTGACCTTTGATGATGGGCCAAAAGATAGCGAAACGCTTGATCCGATTCTTGACGCACTCGATAAGCATAACGCAAAGGCGATTTTCTTCGTTAACGGATATCGCGTAAAAGCAAAACCAGAGTTGCTCAAACAAATTGATGAACGAGGACAAGTGATTGGCAATCATTCGTGGGACCACATTCAATTGAACAAAGAAGCACCTGAGAAAATCAAACAACAAATAGCCGACGTTCAAACAATTGTACAAGAGGTTACAGGCAAAACACCGGTGTTCTTCCGTCCACCACATGGCGCTTCGAATGATGATGTACGTGCAATCGCTAAAGAAAATAAACTGTTGCAGATGAATTGGTCTAATGGCTCTCTAGATTGGGAATTAAGCGTTAAGCTTGCTGATCGCCCTCAAGCTGTCATTGACAATGTGATGGAGCAATTGCATTCCGGAAGCAACATTCTGATGCATGAACTGCCATGGACAGCTGAAATTATTGACACCTTACTTACAATGCTTGAAGACAAGGGTTACTCCTTCGTTGACCCTAATGCAATACTTATCCCTTCGTTCAATGATTAA
- a CDS encoding genetic competence negative regulator: protein MKMERLSQDKIRIFLTFDDLTERGIQKEDMWREIPKVHELFSEMMDQAYNELGFDASGPLAVEVFGMPAQGMVVIVTRGKHTRDTESVSEDEEEVYEMEVTLEQSDAIIYRFRDIEDAIGAAKTLAGRLTEEGRMYRYQNQWILCFDPAGWDSAGFHSLIAVLAEYGEATSVTHAMLEEYGKLIIPADAVKVLVEHFAN, encoded by the coding sequence ATGAAGATGGAACGGCTTAGCCAAGACAAAATCCGGATTTTCCTCACGTTCGATGATTTGACTGAGCGCGGGATCCAGAAGGAAGACATGTGGCGCGAGATTCCAAAGGTTCATGAGCTTTTTAGTGAGATGATGGATCAAGCTTATAATGAGCTTGGATTCGATGCTTCCGGACCGTTAGCGGTCGAAGTGTTTGGTATGCCAGCACAAGGGATGGTTGTTATTGTAACGCGAGGCAAGCATACTCGTGATACTGAATCCGTCTCTGAAGATGAAGAAGAAGTATACGAAATGGAAGTGACGCTTGAACAGAGCGACGCCATCATATATCGATTCAGAGATATTGAAGATGCCATCGGTGCGGCAAAGACACTTGCAGGGCGTTTGACAGAGGAAGGTAGAATGTATCGCTACCAGAATCAATGGATTTTGTGCTTCGATCCTGCGGGTTGGGATAGCGCAGGCTTTCACTCCCTCATCGCAGTGCTCGCAGAGTACGGAGAAGCAACTTCAGTCACTCATGCGATGCTGGAAGAGTACGGTAAGCTAATCATTCCGGCTGACGCCGTTAAAGTGCTCGTAGAGCATTTCGCTAATTAA
- a CDS encoding ATP-binding protein, which translates to MAIWRTVVGKMWLTIIGLVAVVIITLGFFLLQYIDVKFSVDPVKIKHLFIFSGAIGFLLTTFFAFFLLTKITQPLREIRDAADCIGQGDYTTRVQIRSTDEIGDLANTFNQMASELNTLFRDLQHERDQLSGVLKSMTDAVIFFNASGVAMLTNPQGKTLLDDWTMVDHLDVDAEGQFSGVPSPLIDTFRKVSTTGKDLTGKVHVKSGVWSVVMTPLASNEEVRGVVAVLRDVTEEFRVEKLRKDFVANISHEIRTPLSMVQGYSEALLDDIAASPEERRDLVQIIHDESLRMGRLVEDLLDLARMEAGHLEMNFEQLDMNGLLSRVFRKFANLAKEQGIVLTRTAEDPSLVLEAGDSDRLEQVLTNLLDNALRHTASGAGISIAARRVEATKGDQIELVIADEGQGIAREDLPYVFERFYKADKARKRESKGGTGLGLAIVKNLVDAHGGKIKVASTFGVGTTFTITLPVSPPRKRAKSVKR; encoded by the coding sequence ATGGCCATCTGGAGAACGGTCGTTGGCAAAATGTGGCTAACGATCATTGGGCTCGTTGCAGTCGTCATCATAACACTTGGTTTTTTCTTGTTACAATATATAGACGTTAAATTTTCAGTCGATCCAGTAAAAATAAAGCATCTCTTTATTTTTTCTGGGGCGATCGGCTTTCTTCTTACGACCTTTTTCGCATTTTTTTTACTGACGAAGATTACACAACCCCTTCGTGAAATTAGAGATGCAGCAGATTGTATTGGTCAGGGTGATTACACGACACGTGTTCAAATTAGATCAACAGATGAAATCGGCGATTTGGCGAACACGTTTAATCAGATGGCTTCAGAGCTAAATACGCTTTTCCGTGACTTGCAGCATGAACGAGATCAATTGAGTGGTGTGCTCAAAAGCATGACGGACGCGGTTATCTTTTTCAATGCATCAGGAGTAGCCATGTTGACGAATCCACAAGGGAAAACGTTGCTGGATGATTGGACAATGGTCGATCATTTGGATGTGGATGCTGAGGGACAATTTAGTGGCGTACCAAGCCCATTAATTGATACTTTCCGCAAAGTGAGCACGACCGGTAAAGATTTGACAGGAAAAGTTCATGTGAAAAGTGGAGTTTGGTCTGTGGTGATGACACCGCTTGCTTCGAATGAGGAAGTAAGAGGTGTCGTTGCGGTGTTGCGTGACGTTACAGAGGAATTCCGTGTAGAGAAGCTTCGCAAAGATTTTGTAGCGAACATCTCACATGAAATTCGCACACCATTATCAATGGTACAAGGCTACAGCGAAGCATTGCTAGACGACATCGCGGCTTCACCCGAAGAGCGACGTGATCTTGTGCAAATTATTCATGATGAATCACTTCGCATGGGACGGCTCGTGGAGGATTTGTTAGATTTGGCGCGAATGGAAGCCGGTCATCTAGAAATGAATTTCGAGCAACTCGATATGAATGGACTTTTATCGCGAGTATTTCGTAAGTTTGCGAATTTAGCGAAAGAACAAGGTATTGTGCTAACGAGAACTGCAGAGGATCCGTCGTTAGTTTTGGAGGCAGGGGATTCTGATCGATTAGAACAGGTGCTAACGAATTTGCTCGACAACGCTTTACGTCATACTGCTTCTGGTGCAGGAATTTCGATTGCTGCTCGAAGAGTAGAGGCGACGAAGGGCGATCAGATCGAACTCGTAATCGCTGATGAAGGCCAAGGTATTGCAAGAGAAGATCTCCCTTATGTGTTTGAGCGTTTCTATAAGGCGGACAAAGCGAGGAAGCGAGAATCTAAAGGTGGCACTGGACTCGGCCTAGCCATCGTTAAAAATCTAGTCGATGCACATGGTGGTAAAATTAAAGTTGCGAGCACATTCGGTGTAGGGACAACCTTCACGATTACACTCCCGGTTTCACCGCCTCGCAAGCGGGCTAAGTCTGTAAAGCGATAA
- a CDS encoding type II CAAX endopeptidase family protein, which produces MKKFDFKNIKVRKVTVDQLDDRMLLVNLYSTQILTLIIGFVWVLFQGRNIFQLFSIPTNYEFLIWGVGFALVVLGVDLLISRFVPEEVSDDGGVNERIFGNRPLWHIALISLIVSICEELLFRGALQHAIGAYWTSILFAAIHVRYLRHWIPTGLVFAISYGLGWIMMTTGTIWAPIVAHFLVDFIMGCIIRFRREK; this is translated from the coding sequence ATGAAAAAATTCGACTTTAAAAACATAAAAGTACGTAAAGTTACGGTTGATCAACTGGATGATCGAATGTTACTCGTTAACTTGTATTCGACACAAATACTTACTCTTATTATCGGTTTCGTGTGGGTTTTATTTCAGGGGAGAAACATATTTCAGCTATTTAGTATTCCGACAAATTATGAGTTTCTCATTTGGGGTGTCGGTTTTGCACTAGTTGTACTAGGTGTAGATTTGCTTATTTCACGATTTGTACCCGAAGAAGTGTCGGATGATGGGGGTGTGAATGAGCGCATATTTGGGAATAGACCCTTGTGGCACATCGCGCTTATTTCACTAATTGTGAGTATTTGCGAGGAATTATTATTTCGCGGTGCATTGCAGCATGCAATAGGAGCGTATTGGACGAGCATCTTGTTCGCAGCTATTCATGTTCGATATTTACGTCATTGGATTCCTACCGGTCTAGTATTCGCGATAAGCTATGGACTAGGTTGGATCATGATGACAACAGGTACAATATGGGCGCCAATCGTTGCGCATTTCCTAGTAGATTTCATTATGGGCTGTATCATTCGGTTTCGGAGGGAGAAGTAA
- the ccsA gene encoding cytochrome c biogenesis protein CcsA, which produces MSWIDFSGDAFLVAFLLYCLSFIAYMIAVGGKRWSNRNPEGHTARWGKIAFVTAVVGWVAHLTFFTTRWIGSGHIPTSNMYEFMTFLTMAIMLAFIVVYFIYRNTLLGAFTMPLVIIIAAYASVFPSEVQPLIPALNSIWLRIHVTTAALGEAFFAVGFAAALIQLIRVVDFTSEEKAARRARRWTEISLVIIIMIVGFLVAVFAFRGAGYEAKFSQQVSVENDDGTSYTKTREVTYSLPPIVSPYKSEVVAVQSFLGMDEALFEAPSWMNGSNAGRKLNTVIWSIITGLIIYALMRLIARKPLIAVIHPHLTDIDAEDLEEISYRAIAIGFPIFTLGALIFAMIWAQIAWSRFWGWDPKEVWALVTWLFYSAYLHLRLSRGWQGTRSAWLAVIGFLVVMFTLVGVNLILSGLHSYAGV; this is translated from the coding sequence TTGAGTTGGATCGACTTTAGTGGTGATGCGTTTTTAGTAGCCTTTTTATTGTACTGCCTTTCTTTCATCGCTTATATGATTGCAGTCGGAGGCAAGCGTTGGAGCAATCGTAATCCAGAAGGTCATACTGCACGCTGGGGTAAGATTGCTTTTGTTACTGCGGTTGTAGGGTGGGTAGCCCATCTCACATTTTTCACGACACGTTGGATTGGCTCGGGACATATTCCGACAAGTAATATGTATGAGTTTATGACGTTTCTTACGATGGCTATTATGTTGGCTTTTATTGTCGTTTATTTCATTTATCGCAATACGTTGCTTGGCGCATTCACGATGCCACTTGTCATTATCATTGCAGCCTATGCATCGGTGTTTCCATCAGAAGTTCAGCCGTTGATTCCTGCGCTGAATTCGATTTGGCTACGGATTCACGTGACGACAGCAGCACTTGGTGAGGCATTTTTTGCAGTCGGCTTTGCAGCAGCGCTCATTCAACTGATCCGTGTTGTTGACTTCACCAGTGAAGAGAAGGCGGCTCGTCGTGCTCGCCGTTGGACGGAAATTTCGCTAGTTATCATCATAATGATCGTAGGCTTCTTAGTTGCCGTATTTGCTTTCCGGGGTGCGGGTTATGAGGCGAAGTTCAGCCAGCAAGTATCAGTTGAAAATGATGACGGTACATCCTATACAAAGACCCGTGAGGTCACTTACTCATTGCCGCCGATCGTTAGTCCGTACAAAAGTGAAGTCGTTGCGGTTCAATCGTTCCTAGGCATGGATGAGGCTTTGTTCGAAGCTCCTTCTTGGATGAACGGTTCGAATGCAGGTCGTAAGCTGAATACGGTGATCTGGTCCATCATAACGGGATTAATTATTTATGCCTTGATGAGATTGATTGCTAGAAAACCTTTAATTGCAGTTATTCATCCGCATTTAACGGATATTGATGCAGAGGATCTTGAAGAAATTAGCTACCGCGCAATTGCGATTGGATTTCCGATCTTTACGCTTGGTGCGTTGATATTCGCGATGATTTGGGCGCAAATCGCTTGGTCGAGATTCTGGGGCTGGGATCCAAAGGAAGTATGGGCACTCGTTACTTGGTTGTTTTATAGCGCCTATTTGCACCTTCGTTTATCTCGCGGTTGGCAAGGAACACGTTCGGCTTGGCTTGCGGTAATTGGCTTCCTAGTCGTCATGTTTACACTGGTTGGAGTTAACCTTATTCTTTCCGGCTTGCATTCTTATGCTGGTGTTTAG
- the serA gene encoding phosphoglycerate dehydrogenase, whose translation MFKVLVSDPISDLGISLLVEAPDITIDKKIGLSEDELVAIIGEYDALLVRSQTRVTERIMTAGTQLKVIGRAGVGVDNIDLDAATKRGIIVINAPDGNTITTCEHTFAMMMALARHIPQAYMKTVSGEWDRKSFLGVELRNKVLGVLGMGRIGSEVAARAKAFGMEVYGYDPFLTEERADKLGVRLSTVDDIIRDADFITVHTPLTPETRHMIGKEQFARIKPGVRIVNCARGGIIDENALIDAINEGRVAGAAFDVFEVEPPAADHPFLNHPKVIVTPHLGASTIEAQENVAIDVSEQFLHILRGEAFKNAVNMPPVPADVLSKLEPYFSLGKKLGSLVAQMAHGPVQEINVTYSGDLADVDTQPLTRRVVEGVLSHHLGADQVNVVNAMHLLKTRGVNIVITKSHATKGFTNQVSVKLRTDKEERLVSGTLLNGFGPRITLIDRFPVDVEPQGHILLISHSDKPGIIGRVGTLLGSNDVNIATMQVGRVLVGGDAIMVLAVDKGVAKEVISQLVDLPDLNKAKVVYLD comes from the coding sequence ATGTTTAAGGTACTGGTATCGGATCCAATTAGTGATTTAGGTATTTCCCTGCTTGTCGAAGCACCAGACATCACGATTGACAAAAAAATCGGATTAAGCGAAGACGAGCTAGTCGCGATTATCGGTGAATACGATGCTTTGCTCGTACGTAGCCAAACACGCGTTACGGAACGCATTATGACTGCAGGAACGCAATTGAAAGTCATCGGTCGTGCTGGCGTTGGTGTAGACAATATCGATCTTGATGCAGCAACTAAGCGTGGTATTATCGTTATTAATGCTCCAGACGGGAACACGATTACGACATGTGAGCATACGTTTGCGATGATGATGGCTCTAGCTCGTCATATTCCTCAAGCGTATATGAAGACGGTTAGCGGAGAATGGGATCGCAAATCTTTCTTAGGTGTTGAGCTTCGCAATAAAGTTCTCGGCGTCCTCGGGATGGGCAGAATCGGTAGCGAAGTTGCTGCTCGTGCTAAAGCTTTCGGCATGGAAGTATACGGCTATGATCCATTTTTGACTGAAGAGCGTGCAGACAAGCTTGGAGTGCGTTTGTCTACTGTTGATGACATTATTCGCGATGCAGACTTCATTACTGTGCATACACCACTTACACCTGAGACGCGCCATATGATTGGCAAGGAACAGTTTGCACGTATTAAACCAGGAGTTCGGATCGTAAACTGCGCTCGCGGTGGAATTATTGACGAGAATGCACTAATCGATGCAATTAATGAAGGTCGCGTTGCAGGTGCTGCTTTTGACGTATTCGAAGTAGAACCTCCTGCTGCAGACCATCCTTTCTTAAACCATCCTAAAGTTATCGTAACTCCGCATCTTGGCGCTTCCACGATTGAAGCTCAAGAAAATGTTGCGATCGACGTATCTGAACAATTCCTTCATATTTTGCGTGGTGAAGCGTTCAAAAATGCAGTTAATATGCCTCCTGTTCCTGCTGATGTTCTATCTAAGCTTGAGCCTTACTTCTCGCTCGGGAAGAAGCTTGGTAGCTTAGTTGCTCAAATGGCTCATGGTCCAGTGCAAGAAATTAACGTTACTTACTCCGGCGACCTAGCGGATGTCGATACACAACCGTTAACCCGTCGTGTCGTTGAAGGTGTACTTTCCCACCATCTCGGCGCAGATCAAGTAAACGTTGTGAACGCAATGCACCTGCTGAAGACTCGCGGCGTGAACATCGTCATTACGAAGTCGCACGCTACGAAGGGCTTCACGAATCAAGTGAGCGTCAAGCTACGTACGGACAAAGAAGAACGTTTAGTTTCGGGTACGTTGCTGAACGGTTTTGGTCCACGTATTACGCTCATTGACCGCTTCCCGGTTGATGTTGAGCCACAAGGTCACATCCTTCTGATCTCACATTCCGATAAACCAGGTATTATCGGCCGTGTAGGCACATTGCTAGGCTCCAACGATGTCAACATTGCTACGATGCAAGTAGGTCGGGTACTCGTCGGCGGAGATGCAATCATGGTGCTCGCAGTCGATAAGGGCGTAGCCAAAGAAGTAATCAGCCAACTCGTTGATCTTCCTGATTTGAACAAAGCTAAAGTTGTTTATCTAGACTAA
- a CDS encoding cytochrome c biogenesis protein ResB, whose amino-acid sequence MLLENTKCECGHQNHMGTVLCESCGKPLVDDLIQNEDTPLEMRYDGVARRSQKRNPKLIDRVWNFFSSVKIAVYLIVLALLGATLGTIFQQESTFINMTERSEFAAFYKDKYGFLGEIYFTLGLSHTYSSWWFITLLVMIGTSLIVCSLDRVLPLYRALSKQQIRKHLQFINRQQVVYSGTIEGDSHDWVQDVAQQMKKRHYRVHRDGDALLAEKNRFSRWGPYINHIGLIIFLLAVLGRGIPSWHMDQYLALYEGETRQIPETNLYIKNVDFTRELYDEDQLASNQKGTEVVKVFKTEAILYECVDLCDDPTQAPVLEEVLQHDIEVNSALSYKGYSIYQNSFNQMVRLISVHPTLIEVATGDSIGAFDLMADEPDVDYSVGDYSLELVDYYPNFGWDAQGRFMTINREPNNPAYFLRITGPDIRAEGEIYVYFPLPKSNVEVKKLNQYFVSSGASTGRFDFKVEKPLIDGKMNNVKYSEYTTYLNIRKDLAMPYIWFGAAISMIGLIMGFYWQHRRIWLRVDQGVVSLGAHTNKNSYGLRADVAMALERTGIKIDAKSLDNRRNIR is encoded by the coding sequence ATGTTATTAGAAAATACAAAATGTGAGTGCGGTCATCAGAACCATATGGGAACCGTGTTGTGTGAATCATGCGGTAAGCCATTAGTAGATGACCTCATTCAAAATGAAGACACCCCGCTTGAAATGCGCTATGACGGTGTTGCACGTCGCTCACAAAAACGAAATCCAAAGCTGATCGACCGGGTATGGAACTTTTTTTCCTCGGTAAAAATCGCAGTTTACTTAATTGTACTTGCGCTACTTGGGGCAACGTTAGGAACGATTTTTCAACAAGAGAGTACGTTCATTAATATGACAGAGCGTTCCGAGTTTGCTGCTTTCTACAAAGATAAATATGGATTCCTGGGTGAAATTTATTTTACATTAGGCTTATCCCATACCTATAGCTCATGGTGGTTTATAACGCTGCTTGTGATGATCGGAACGTCACTTATTGTCTGTAGTTTGGACCGCGTCCTGCCACTGTATCGCGCACTATCCAAGCAACAGATTCGCAAGCATCTGCAATTCATCAATCGACAACAGGTCGTATATTCCGGAACGATCGAGGGCGATTCGCACGATTGGGTACAGGATGTCGCGCAACAGATGAAGAAGCGACATTATCGGGTGCATAGAGATGGAGACGCGCTGCTCGCTGAGAAAAACCGATTCAGTCGTTGGGGACCGTATATTAACCATATTGGCCTCATTATTTTTCTACTAGCGGTCCTCGGTCGCGGTATTCCAAGCTGGCATATGGACCAGTATTTGGCGTTGTATGAAGGGGAAACAAGACAAATTCCGGAAACGAATTTGTACATCAAAAATGTTGATTTTACTCGTGAACTATATGATGAAGATCAGTTGGCTTCAAATCAGAAGGGTACAGAAGTCGTAAAGGTATTTAAGACAGAAGCAATCTTATACGAATGTGTCGATCTTTGTGATGATCCGACGCAAGCCCCTGTTCTAGAAGAAGTGCTGCAACACGATATCGAGGTTAATAGTGCGCTGAGCTATAAGGGGTATTCGATCTATCAGAATAGCTTTAATCAAATGGTTAGATTAATTTCGGTACATCCCACATTAATTGAAGTTGCTACTGGTGACTCAATAGGCGCATTTGATCTTATGGCAGATGAGCCTGATGTGGACTACTCCGTTGGAGACTATTCATTAGAGTTAGTTGACTACTATCCGAACTTCGGGTGGGACGCGCAAGGCCGGTTCATGACGATCAATCGCGAACCGAACAACCCTGCTTATTTTTTACGGATAACGGGTCCTGACATTCGTGCTGAAGGTGAAATCTATGTTTATTTCCCACTACCTAAGTCTAATGTTGAAGTGAAAAAGCTGAATCAATATTTTGTAAGCAGCGGTGCTAGTACGGGTAGATTTGATTTCAAAGTTGAAAAGCCGCTTATAGATGGTAAAATGAATAATGTAAAATATTCCGAATATACGACGTATCTCAACATTCGTAAAGATTTAGCGATGCCTTATATTTGGTTCGGTGCTGCGATCTCGATGATTGGACTAATTATGGGTTTCTACTGGCAACACAGACGAATATGGCTTCGTGTGGATCAAGGAGTCGTATCGCTAGGTGCACATACGAATAAAAATAGCTATGGACTTAGAGCAGACGTAGCTATGGCTTTAGAGCGAACAGGCATTAAGATTGATGCGAAATCGCTCGATAATAGGAGGAATATACGTTGA